TAAAGAGGCTTATAAGGCTGAAAAAGAACTTAGTGCTACGATTAAGAACATTCAGATTACCTCCATTAGTCAGAAAACCAAGCTCATTTGCTATGAGCTAGATGGCATCGTCCACACCAGTATCTGGCGTCGCCATGAGACTTGGCAAAATATTTTCCACCAGGAAACAAAAAAAGAAGACAAACAGTGACCCTATCCAGTGGATAGGGCCTTTTTGATTATTCTACTTTAAGCAAAGACAGACTATGACAGTTTGGAAGATTTGCTTTTCGAAGCTTGTTTTGCCTTTTTTCTTGCTTGACGATTTTGTTCGATGCGCCATTCTCTTTCATAGTACTTCATGGCCTCATAGACCCTTTCAGGAAGTCCTACATCTAGTAGAAAGATCGGGATAATCAAATCTGCTGACGAATGAAAAGGGAGAATCCTTCTCTTCAGCAGAGCTAGAAAGGATTGGGATTTCACATTTTCCTTGTTTTTAAAATAGACTTCAATCCGATAAGAATCCCTATACTTCCCTCGAATCCGAGAGAAGGAAAAGTCCTCTACATCTGCCCAAGCATAGAAACGACTAGGTTTCTTTGGATTTTGTTTGTAGTAAAACCCCTCGACTGTACATTTTAAATATTCCTTATCAGAGCTTAACAGTCTGTATGTCTGATAAATGACTACTCCAGCACAAAAAAGTACAACCAGCATTAACAAAAGGCTTATCGTATGAAGTTTAGTCCCCTTTTGAGAGTACAAACGAAGATAAGAGAGAGGCAGCAAGAAGAAAAGCACTGAAGCCAAGCCAAACAAGGCATTCCAAATGATTTTCTTGGGACTATGTTTAATGACTTTTTCTTCCATCATGCCAACTCACTTAGGTATTCATAGCGCTCGTATTTTTCAAGGAGTTCTTCATTTTTCTCGTCTAGCTCTTTTTGAAGAGTAGCTAGTTTACCAAAGTCAGAGCCGTTTGCCTGCATTTCTTCTTCAATAGCAACGATACAATTTTCCAAGGCTTCAATATCGCCTTCAATGCTTGCCCACTCCTGCTTTTCTTGGTAGGTCATGCGTTTCTTATCTTCACGGACCTTGACCACTTTTTCCTTTTCGGCCTTTTGAACTTGATTGGCCATATCAGTTTCAAAGTTTTTTTCATCAAGGTAGTCGGTGTAATGACCAAAGAAAGGACGAATCTTGCCATTCTCAAAGGCGAGAATCTTGGTCGCTACCTTATCCAGGAAATAACGGTCGTGGCTAACTGTCAAGACAGGACCTGAAAAGCTCTGCAAGAAATTCTCCAAGACTGTCAAGGTTGCAATGTCTAGGTCATTGGTCGGCTCGTCCAAAAGAAGAACATTTGGTTTTTCCAAAAGCAATTTGAGAAGATAAAGGCGTTTTTTCTCGCCACCTGACAATTTCTCAATCAAGGTTCCATGCGTCGAACGTGGGAAGAGAAACTGCTCTAGCAACTCTGCAATGGAAGTCGTAGAACCACCACTGGTCTTAACTTCTTCTGCTACTTCCTGCAGGTAATTGATAACGCGCTTGCTTTCATCCAAACCTTCAATTTGTTGAGAAAAATAGGCGATGCGAACCGTCTCACCGATGATAACTTGACCTTTAGTCGGCTCAAGACTTCCTGCGATGAGATTAAGCAGAGTTGACTTCCCGACACCATTATCCCCAACGATTCCGATACGGTCTTTGGCTTGCACCAAGAGATTAAAATCTTGCAAAATTGGCTTGTTTTCATAGGCAAAGGAAACATCCTGAAACTCGATGACTTTCTTCCCAATCCGACTGGTTTCAAAGTTCATGGTCAAGTCTGTATCAGCAACGCCACCTGAAACTTCCTTTTTCAAGTCATGGAAACGATTGATACGGGCTTGTTGCTTGGTCGCACGCGCTTGCGGTTGTCTACGCATCCAGGCCAGTTCTTGCTTATAGAGTTGTTCTTTCTTGTGGAGAAGGGCAGCGTCACGCTCATCTTGTTCAGCCTTGAGGCGAACATAGTCCTGATAATTTCCCTGATACTCGGTCAAGCCTGCTCGGTCCAACTCGAAAATCCGCGTTGATAGTGCATCTAGGAAATAACGATCGTGGGTGATAAAGAGAACAGTCTTCTTGGAATTTTTCAAAAAAAGTGTCAGCCACTCAATGGTCGCAATGTCCAGGTGGTTGGTCGGCTCGTCCAGAAGCAAGAGGTCGTGGTTTCCTAGGAGAACTTGCGCCAACTGGACACGTCTTCTTAGACCACCTGACAATTCCCCAACAGGAGTAGATAAGTTCTGAATACCCAGCTTGCTGAGGACCGTCTTGACCTGGCTTTCAATTTCCCAGGCTTGGAGAGAATCCATCTCTGCCATGACCCGTTCCAAACGAGCCTGCTTGTCCTCACTGTAATTGAGCATGATTAACTCATACTCACGAATCAACTGGATTTCCTTGAGGTCGCTGGAGAGAACCGTATCCAAAACTGTCTTGCTATCATCAAAATCAGGATCCTGGGTCAAGTAGCCAATCTTATAGTCATTCTTTGCCGAAAAGGGACTGACATCCCCATCAAAGCCAGAAACACCAGAAAGAACGTCTAACAGAGTGGTCTTACCCGTTCCATTGACACCTATTAGACCGATTCTATCCAAGTCATGGATGATAAAAGAAATATCCTTAAAAACGGTCTTATCACCGACGGATTTGCTTAGTTTTTCAACGATAAAATCACTCATTTTTTCTCCCTCAGGTAAGTATGGATGGCTTGACGGTCGTTTTCCAACTCTCCATCGACAATGGCAAACTCAATCTCTGTTAAAATCTCTCCCAAGTCTGGTCCTGGCTGGTAACCATATTCCTTAATCAAAATTCCACCGTTAATCTGAATTTCTTTCTTATCATGAATGGTCAAACTATGGTAAGTTTCTTTGATGGCTTGTGGGTTGACTTCTTTTCCTTGAGCCTGACGAAGACTTTCGGCTTGTAGAAGGGAATCCAAATCAAAGCGGTAACAATCGCGCTTGCTCAGCTCTCCTTCTTCTCGCAAAGCCAAAATGGTCAGCAAATCCTGAACCTGCTTGGCAAATTGTCGTGAGGTTTTCCATGCCTTCAAAAATGGCTGAGCATCCTTAATCTCCAAAGCCCACAAGAGGGCCGCCCAGGCTTGCTCAGAAGACTCAAAGGTGAAATCCGCCTCTAAATCAAACAATTTTTGAAGCTTTTCTCGACTGGCTGCCATATCAGGGAGATAATCATAAGCTTGACTCTCAATCATGGAAGACAGACCAACTCGCCAAAAAGGTGCCAGCAAGAGCTTATCAAACTCAACAAAGGTTCGCTCCACAGAAATTTTCTCCAAGAGTGGCGTCAAAGTCTTCATCGCTTCAAATGTTTCTTGCTCAAGTTCAAAACCAAGACTGGCCTGAAAACGAAAACCACGCATAATGCGCAAAGCATCTTCATTGAAACGTTCACTAGCCACTCCAACTGCTCGCAAGACTTGGTTTTCCAAATCCTCTAAACCATGGAACAAGTCAATAATTTCGCCTGTCTCATCCAAGGCAAAGGCATTAACTGTGAAGTCACGGCGCTTGAGGTCTTCTTCTAGCGAACGCACAAAGGAAACCGCACTGGGTCTGCGATAGTCTACATAGACATCCTCTGTCCGAAAGGTGGTTACCTCATACTCCTCGTCCCCATCTAAAACCAAGACAGTTCCGTGCTCGATTCCGATATCAGCTGTGCGGGAAAATATCTGCTTGGTTTCCTCTGGATAAGAAGAAGTCGCAATATCCACATCATGGATGGGACGATTGAGGAGGGCATCTCGAACAGAGCCCCCAACAAAATAGGCCTCAAAGCCTGCTTCTTTAATTTTTTCTAATACTGGTAAAGCCTTCTGAAATTCAGAAGGCATTTGCGTTAATCTCATAATAAGTGTTCTAATCCATAGACAAGCTCATGACGCTTGACAACTTCTTTGATTCCCAAATTCACCCCTGTCATGAAGGAGCTGCGATCATAGGAGTCATGACGGAGGGTCAATCCTTCTCCCTGATTGCCAAAGATGACTTCCTGATGGGCTACCAAGCCTGGTAGACGAACTGAGTGGATGCGCATGCCATCAAAGTCAGCACCACGGGCACCCGCAATCAATTCTTCCTCATCAGGCGCACCTTGCTGGATTGATTCCCGAA
The sequence above is a segment of the Streptococcus oralis ATCC 35037 genome. Coding sequences within it:
- a CDS encoding CCA tRNA nucleotidyltransferase — translated: MRLTQMPSEFQKALPVLEKIKEAGFEAYFVGGSVRDALLNRPIHDVDIATSSYPEETKQIFSRTADIGIEHGTVLVLDGDEEYEVTTFRTEDVYVDYRRPSAVSFVRSLEEDLKRRDFTVNAFALDETGEIIDLFHGLEDLENQVLRAVGVASERFNEDALRIMRGFRFQASLGFELEQETFEAMKTLTPLLEKISVERTFVEFDKLLLAPFWRVGLSSMIESQAYDYLPDMAASREKLQKLFDLEADFTFESSEQAWAALLWALEIKDAQPFLKAWKTSRQFAKQVQDLLTILALREEGELSKRDCYRFDLDSLLQAESLRQAQGKEVNPQAIKETYHSLTIHDKKEIQINGGILIKEYGYQPGPDLGEILTEIEFAIVDGELENDRQAIHTYLREKK
- a CDS encoding ABC-F family ATP-binding cassette domain-containing protein — protein: MSDFIVEKLSKSVGDKTVFKDISFIIHDLDRIGLIGVNGTGKTTLLDVLSGVSGFDGDVSPFSAKNDYKIGYLTQDPDFDDSKTVLDTVLSSDLKEIQLIREYELIMLNYSEDKQARLERVMAEMDSLQAWEIESQVKTVLSKLGIQNLSTPVGELSGGLRRRVQLAQVLLGNHDLLLLDEPTNHLDIATIEWLTLFLKNSKKTVLFITHDRYFLDALSTRIFELDRAGLTEYQGNYQDYVRLKAEQDERDAALLHKKEQLYKQELAWMRRQPQARATKQQARINRFHDLKKEVSGGVADTDLTMNFETSRIGKKVIEFQDVSFAYENKPILQDFNLLVQAKDRIGIVGDNGVGKSTLLNLIAGSLEPTKGQVIIGETVRIAYFSQQIEGLDESKRVINYLQEVAEEVKTSGGSTTSIAELLEQFLFPRSTHGTLIEKLSGGEKKRLYLLKLLLEKPNVLLLDEPTNDLDIATLTVLENFLQSFSGPVLTVSHDRYFLDKVATKILAFENGKIRPFFGHYTDYLDEKNFETDMANQVQKAEKEKVVKVREDKKRMTYQEKQEWASIEGDIEALENCIVAIEEEMQANGSDFGKLATLQKELDEKNEELLEKYERYEYLSELA